A region of Piscinibacter gummiphilus DNA encodes the following proteins:
- the priB gene encoding primosomal replication protein N, translating to MNRLVLQAEVVERSAARYTPAGLPVCELSLRHESQLSEAGQPRKVSMEIRSVGIGEIASQLQRLEIGASGQFAGFLTNQRNGRGIVFHVTEFNRSGSNS from the coding sequence ATGAACCGCCTGGTTCTGCAAGCCGAAGTGGTCGAACGGAGCGCGGCGCGATACACCCCGGCAGGCTTGCCGGTCTGCGAGTTGAGCCTCCGGCACGAATCGCAGCTCTCCGAAGCCGGCCAGCCCCGCAAGGTCTCCATGGAGATCCGCTCCGTGGGCATCGGTGAGATCGCATCGCAACTCCAGCGTCTGGAGATCGGGGCATCCGGCCAGTTCGCCGGTTTCCTGACCAACCAGCGCAACGGCCGCGGCATCGTGTTCCATGTGACCGAATTCAATCGTTCCGGATCAAATAGTTAA
- the rpsF gene encoding 30S ribosomal protein S6, which translates to MRHYEIILLIHPDQSEQVPAMLERYKGIVTAAGGKVHRVEDWGRRQMAYLIQKLAKAHYLCINIEVSKEALAELETGFRFNDAVLRHLTVVKTKAETGPSVMMKSVEREDARKAPQEASA; encoded by the coding sequence ATGCGTCACTATGAAATCATCCTGCTCATCCATCCGGATCAGAGCGAACAGGTTCCGGCCATGCTGGAGCGCTACAAGGGCATCGTCACCGCCGCCGGCGGCAAGGTGCACCGCGTGGAAGATTGGGGCCGCCGTCAAATGGCGTACCTGATCCAGAAGCTCGCCAAGGCTCACTACCTGTGCATCAACATCGAAGTCAGCAAGGAAGCCCTTGCCGAACTCGAGACCGGCTTCCGTTTCAACGACGCCGTGCTGCGCCACCTGACCGTCGTCAAGACCAAGGCCGAGACCGGCCCGTCCGTCATGATGAAGTCGGTCGAGCGCGAAGACGCCCGCAAGGCGCCGCAAGAGGCATCGGCCTGA
- the rpsR gene encoding 30S ribosomal protein S18, with product MAPPRGKGRFSKDRKPKRNQQSLLFRRKRFCRFTVTGVEEIDYKDIDTLRDFIGENGKITPARLTGTRAFFQRQLTTCIKRARFLALLPYSDQHKV from the coding sequence ATGGCTCCCCCACGTGGTAAAGGTCGGTTCTCGAAGGACCGCAAGCCCAAGCGCAACCAACAATCCCTGCTGTTCCGCCGCAAGCGCTTCTGCCGCTTCACGGTGACCGGTGTCGAAGAGATCGACTACAAGGACATCGACACGCTGCGCGACTTCATCGGCGAAAACGGCAAGATCACGCCCGCCCGCCTGACCGGCACGCGCGCGTTCTTCCAGCGCCAGCTGACCACCTGCATCAAGCGCGCTCGTTTCCTGGCCCTGCTGCCGTACAGCGACCAGCACAAGGTCTAA
- the rplI gene encoding 50S ribosomal protein L9, whose protein sequence is MQIILLEKVANLGNLGDVVKVKDGYARNFLIPTRQARRATESAIKEFEARRAELEKAAAEKLAAAQALGEKMSGRTVHITQKAGVDGRLFGSVTNQDIAEALTRIDFKVAKAQVRLPNGPLKTVGEHAVTVAPHTDVVVEVKVVVVGETD, encoded by the coding sequence ATGCAAATCATCCTGCTCGAAAAAGTCGCCAACCTCGGCAACCTCGGCGATGTCGTCAAGGTCAAGGACGGCTACGCCCGCAACTTCCTGATCCCGACCCGCCAGGCGCGCCGCGCCACGGAATCGGCCATCAAGGAATTCGAAGCCCGCCGTGCCGAACTGGAAAAGGCCGCCGCTGAAAAGCTGGCCGCCGCGCAAGCCCTGGGCGAAAAGATGAGCGGCCGCACGGTCCACATCACCCAGAAGGCCGGTGTCGACGGTCGCCTGTTCGGTTCGGTCACGAACCAGGACATCGCCGAAGCGCTCACGCGCATCGACTTCAAGGTCGCCAAGGCGCAGGTTCGCCTGCCCAACGGCCCGCTGAAGACGGTCGGCGAGCACGCCGTGACGGTGGCTCCGCACACGGACGTCGTGGTCGAAGTGAAGGTCGTGGTCGTCGGCGAAACCGACTGA